From the Kogia breviceps isolate mKogBre1 chromosome 3, mKogBre1 haplotype 1, whole genome shotgun sequence genome, one window contains:
- the SLC35F4 gene encoding solute carrier family 35 member F4 isoform X1 has translation MDVKAAPNGVATIEDRILRITGYYGYYPGYSSQKSTSRSSVTRCKPGANCPSSHSSISRQLSPLSVTEDSSAPILELQSRGSSGVCGHRAERQNRSGDDGTQTHPENSSQENRIKARCLSCTSMVLKAIWGLLIILSVSSSWVGTTQIVKITYKNFYCPFFMTWFSTNWNIMFFPVYYSGHLATAQEKQSPMKKFRECSRIFGEDGLTLKLFLKRTAPFSILWTLTNYLYLLALKKLTATDVSALFCCNKAFVFLLSWIVLKDRFMGVRIVAAIMAITGIVMMAYADNFHADSIIGVAFAVGSASTSALYKVLFKMFLGSANFGEAAHFVSTLGFFNLIFISFTPVILYFTKVEHWSSFAALPWGCLCGMAGLWLAFNILVNVGVVLTYPILISIGTVLSVPGNAAVDLLKQEVIFNVVRLAATTIICIGFLLMLLPEEWDEITLRFINSLKEKKSEEHVDDITDPSVCLRSRSRAIGTVSIPLA, from the exons GTACCTCCAGATCATCAGTTACTCGATGTAAACCAGGAGCCAACTGCCCCAGTTCACACAGTAGCATCAGCAGACAACTGTCCCCTCTGTCTGTCACCGAAGATTCTTCTGCTCCTATTCTTGAACTTCAGAGTCGAGGATCCTCGGGAGTTTGTGGACATAGAGCCGAGAGGCAGAACAGATCAG GGGATGATGGAACACAGACTCATCCTGAGAACAGcagccaagaaaacagaatcaagGCTCGCTGCCTATCCTGTACGTCTATGGTTCTGAAGGCCATCTGGGGACTTTTGATCATCCTGTCAGTGTCATCATCTTGGGTTGGAACCACACAGATTGTAAAAATTACTTATAAGAACTTCTACTGTCCATTCTTCATGACTTGGTTTTCAACAAACTGGAACATTATGTTTTTCCCAGTCTATTACTCTGGTCATCTGGCCACTGCTCAAGAAAAGCAATCTCCAATGAAAAAATTCAG GGAATGCAGTCGAATTTTTGGTGAAGATGGTCTGACACTGAAGCTCTTTCTTAAAAGAACTGCTCCCTTTTCTATTCTATGGACTTTGACTAATTACCTGTATTTACTGGCTTTAAAGAAGCTGACAGCCACAGATGTCTCTGCTCTGTTCTGTTGTAACAAAGCCTTTGTCTTCTTGCTGTCGTGGATCGTGCTGAAAGACAGGTTCATGGGAGTGAGG ATAGTTGCCGCAATAATGGCAATCACTGGCATCGTCATGATGGCGTATGCAGATAATTTCCACGCTGATTCCATCATAGGAGTAGCATTTGCAGTGGGCTCGGCCTCGACATCTGCACTGTATAAG GTTTTGTTTAAGATGTTTCTCGGAAGTGCCAACTTTGGTGAAGCGGCACACTTTGTCTCCACATTGGGTTTCTTCAACTTAATCTTCATCTCCTTCACCCCGGTCATCCTGTATTTCACCAAGGTGGAGCACTGGTCCTCGTTTGCAGCTCTGCCGTGGGGCTGTCTCTGTGGGATGGCAGGGCTCTGGCTGG CCTTCAACATCCTGGTGAATGTTGGTGTGGTGCTGACATACCCAATCCTCATCTCCATCGGAACAGTGCTCAGCGTTCCTGGAAATGCAG CTGTGGATCTCCTGAAGCAGGAGGTGATATTCAATGTCGTCCGCCTGGCTGCTACCACCATCATCTGCATTGGGTTTCTGCTGATGCTACTTCCTGAGGAGTGGGATGAAATTACCCTGAGATTCATCAACAGCCTGAAGGAAAAGAAGAGTGAGGAGCATGTGGATGATATCACTGACCCCAGCGTCTGCCTGAGAAGCAGAAGCAGGGCCATTGGGACTGTGTCCATACCACTGGCTTAA
- the SLC35F4 gene encoding solute carrier family 35 member F4 isoform X2, which yields MAITGIVMMAYADNFHADSIIGVAFAVGSASTSALYKVLFKMFLGSANFGEAAHFVSTLGFFNLIFISFTPVILYFTKVEHWSSFAALPWGCLCGMAGLWLAFNILVNVGVVLTYPILISIGTVLSVPGNAAVDLLKQEVIFNVVRLAATTIICIGFLLMLLPEEWDEITLRFINSLKEKKSEEHVDDITDPSVCLRSRSRAIGTVSIPLA from the exons ATGGCAATCACTGGCATCGTCATGATGGCGTATGCAGATAATTTCCACGCTGATTCCATCATAGGAGTAGCATTTGCAGTGGGCTCGGCCTCGACATCTGCACTGTATAAG GTTTTGTTTAAGATGTTTCTCGGAAGTGCCAACTTTGGTGAAGCGGCACACTTTGTCTCCACATTGGGTTTCTTCAACTTAATCTTCATCTCCTTCACCCCGGTCATCCTGTATTTCACCAAGGTGGAGCACTGGTCCTCGTTTGCAGCTCTGCCGTGGGGCTGTCTCTGTGGGATGGCAGGGCTCTGGCTGG CCTTCAACATCCTGGTGAATGTTGGTGTGGTGCTGACATACCCAATCCTCATCTCCATCGGAACAGTGCTCAGCGTTCCTGGAAATGCAG CTGTGGATCTCCTGAAGCAGGAGGTGATATTCAATGTCGTCCGCCTGGCTGCTACCACCATCATCTGCATTGGGTTTCTGCTGATGCTACTTCCTGAGGAGTGGGATGAAATTACCCTGAGATTCATCAACAGCCTGAAGGAAAAGAAGAGTGAGGAGCATGTGGATGATATCACTGACCCCAGCGTCTGCCTGAGAAGCAGAAGCAGGGCCATTGGGACTGTGTCCATACCACTGGCTTAA